A DNA window from Danio aesculapii chromosome 1, fDanAes4.1, whole genome shotgun sequence contains the following coding sequences:
- the mfap4.11 gene encoding microfibril-associated glycoprotein 4 isoform X2, translating to MRSTEKMAMTVFVVALLSVFTASVISVHDGFKPIDCSEIYKSGQTVSGIYSIYPVGDAPVWVYCQMISDGKDEDNGGWTVFQRRMDGRINFYQPWEEYKRGFGTTEGEYWLGLENLYQLTRHKKYMLKVDLEDFEGRKGFAQYSSFSVGSEAEGYKLQVSGFTDGGAGDSLSAHNDQKFTTLDKDQDPNAENCARHFLGGFWYTAGCYYTNPNGMYLWGEHNTHTAIGVVWSTWKNSFSASMKTFLMKIKPVS from the exons ATG CGATCTACTGAGAAGATGGCA ATGACAGTGTTTGTCGTGGCTCTGCTTTCTGTTTTCACGGCGTCTGTCATCTCTGTTCATGATGGATTCAAGCCAATCGACTGTTCTGAAATCTACAAATCAGGACAAACAGTCAGTGGGATTTACTCCATCTATCCAGTCGGTGACGCTCCTGTCTGGGTTTACTGTCAGATGATTTCAGATGGGAAAGATGAAGACAATGGAGGATGGACA GTGTTTCAGAGACGAATGGACGGCAGGATTAACTTCTATCAGCCGTGGGAAGAGTACAAGAGAGGATTTGGGACCACCGAAGGCGAATACTGGCTGG GGTTGGAGAACCTCTACCAGTTGACACGCCACAAGAAGTACATGCTGAAAGTGGATCTGGAGGACTTTGAAGGAAGGAAAGGTTTCGCTCAGTACTCGTCCTTCTCTGTGGGTTCTGAAGCTGAAGGGTATAAACTGCAGGTTTCTGGGTTCACTGATGGGGGAGCAG GCGACTCTTTATCTGCCCATAATGATCAGAAGTTCACCACTCTTGACAAAGACCAAGACCCCAATGCAGAGAACTGCGCCAGACATTTCCTTGGGGGATTTTGGTATACAGCAGGCTGTTACTACACAAACCCAAATGGGATGTATTTATGGGGAGAACACAACACACATACCGCTATTGGAGTGGTTTGGTCAACATGGAAGAATAGTTTCAGTGCCAGCATGAAAACATTCCTCATGAAGATCAAACCTGTGTCTTAA
- the LOC130221630 gene encoding protein GPR108, producing the protein MMMNLFGLMVLILTVSESSARIHQLKLKNETRFVVHLNTFGYFANGTLDVQLLSLNLSQENSDSGGKVGFSLARTRVNGLLSYTAEEVEECRLTKSKSDDELILFIIDTKHLRVNVKHFGDSDIRLESRLKPQTTGGEKARRRRADPVSKDQKVETEDGEQKETAEEEEIKVTAPLSGTANKQVESVNGKILELQQQQHEESYNFSFRLIMSSSSQGLYNLNFHNCWNMRPGVPRPYSLQVKITEMNPEGYLSAAEIPLPRLYISMAGIFFTAAVVWTYTLLKHRYSVFKIHWLMAALAYTKAVSLLFHSINYHFINSEGSPIEGLAVMYYITHLLKGALLFITLALIGTGFAFVKYILSDKEKKIFMIVIPLQVLANVAYIIIEETEEGSSEYALWREILFLVDLICCGAVLFPVVWSIRHLQEASNTDGKAAMNLEKLKLFRQYYVMIVCYIYFTRIIALVLKVMVPFQWQWCQEFLVEVSTLIFFVLTGFKFRPASNNPYLQLPQDEEDLEMDEVLTESGALEGIHKVKKTSNGSGRQREVAL; encoded by the exons atgatgatgaatcTGTTCGGTTTGATGGTTTTAATACTGACGGTGTCGGAGAGCAGCGCGAGGATCCACCAGCTCAAACTGAAG AATGAGACGCGGTTTGTTGTCCATTTAAACACCTTTGGTTATTTTGCTAACGGCACTCTGGATGTCCAGCTGCTGTCTCTAAACCTTTCCCAGGAGAACAGCGACTCTGGCGGCAAA GTGGGCTTTAGTTTGGCTCGGACTCGAGTGAACGGACTCCTGTCCTACACA gCTGAGGAGGTGGAGGAGTGCAGACTGACCAAGAGCAAGAGTGACGATGAGCTCATACTCTTCATCATCGACACCAAGCACCTGag GGTGAACGTCAAACACTTCGGTGATTCTGACATCCGGCTAGAGTCCAGACTGAAGCCCCAGACCACAGGTGGAGAGAaag CACGGAGGAGAAGAGCAGATCCAGTCAGCAAAGATCAGAAAGTAGAAACTGAAGATGGCGAACAGAAGGAaactgcagaggaagaggagatCAAAGTCACCGCTCCGCTCAGCGGCACCGCCAacaagcag GTGGAGAGTGTGAACGGGAAAATACTGGagctgcagcagcagcagcacgagGAGTCCTACAACTTCAGc ttccGCCTCATCATGAGCTCGAGTTCGCAAGGCCTTTATAACCTGAACTTCCACAACTGCTGGAACATGAGGCCGGGGGTCCCCAGACCCTACTCTCTGCaa gtgaaGATCACAGAGATGAATCCTGAAGGTTACCTGTCTGCCGCTGAGATTCCTCTGCCTCGTCTCTACATCTCCATGGCAGGAATCTTCTTCACGGCTGCGGTGGTGTGGACATACACACTGTTGAAAcatag GTACAGTGTGTTCAAGATCCACTGGCTGATGGCGGCTCTGGCTTACACTAAAGCTGTGTCTCTACTCTTTCACAGT ATCAACTATCACTTCATCAACTCTGAGGGTAGCCCGATCGAAGGATTGGCCGTCATGTACTACATCACACACCT gctgAAAGGCGCTCTGCTGTTCATCACTCTGGCTCTCATCGGCACCGGCTTCGCCTTCGTTAAATACATCCTCTCAGACAAAGAGAAGAAGATCTTCATGATCGTCATCCCTCTgcag GTTCTGGCGAATGTGGCCTACATCATCATCGAGGAGACGGAGGAAGGCTCCAGTGAGTACGCTCTGTGGAGGGAGATCCTGTTCCTGGTGGACCTGATCTGCTGTGGAGCCGTGCTGTTCCCCGtcgtctg GTCCATCCGGCATCTGCAGGAGGCCTCCAACACTGACggaaaag CTGCCATGAACCTGGAGAAGCTGAAGCTCTTCAGGCAGTATTATGTGATG ATCGTGTGTTATATCTACTTTACGCGCATCATCGCTTTAGTGCTGAAGGTTATGGTGCCGTTTCAGTGGCAGTGGTGTCAAGAG TTTTTAGTGGAGGTTTCTACTCTGATTTTCTTTGTCTTGACGGGATTCAAGTTCCGACCGGCGTCCAATAATCCATACCTGCAGCTGCCTCAGGATGAGGAGGACCTGGAGATGGATGAAGT
- the mfap4.11 gene encoding microfibril-associated glycoprotein 4 isoform X1 yields the protein MLENNQKSNKINKSPTIIRVFFGFGLQRSTEKMAMTVFVVALLSVFTASVISVHDGFKPIDCSEIYKSGQTVSGIYSIYPVGDAPVWVYCQMISDGKDEDNGGWTVFQRRMDGRINFYQPWEEYKRGFGTTEGEYWLGLENLYQLTRHKKYMLKVDLEDFEGRKGFAQYSSFSVGSEAEGYKLQVSGFTDGGAGDSLSAHNDQKFTTLDKDQDPNAENCARHFLGGFWYTAGCYYTNPNGMYLWGEHNTHTAIGVVWSTWKNSFSASMKTFLMKIKPVS from the exons ATGCTGGAAAATAACCAAAAatccaacaaaataaataaatcaccaacAATAATCAGAGTGTTTTTTGGGTTTGGTTTACAGCGATCTACTGAGAAGATGGCA ATGACAGTGTTTGTCGTGGCTCTGCTTTCTGTTTTCACGGCGTCTGTCATCTCTGTTCATGATGGATTCAAGCCAATCGACTGTTCTGAAATCTACAAATCAGGACAAACAGTCAGTGGGATTTACTCCATCTATCCAGTCGGTGACGCTCCTGTCTGGGTTTACTGTCAGATGATTTCAGATGGGAAAGATGAAGACAATGGAGGATGGACA GTGTTTCAGAGACGAATGGACGGCAGGATTAACTTCTATCAGCCGTGGGAAGAGTACAAGAGAGGATTTGGGACCACCGAAGGCGAATACTGGCTGG GGTTGGAGAACCTCTACCAGTTGACACGCCACAAGAAGTACATGCTGAAAGTGGATCTGGAGGACTTTGAAGGAAGGAAAGGTTTCGCTCAGTACTCGTCCTTCTCTGTGGGTTCTGAAGCTGAAGGGTATAAACTGCAGGTTTCTGGGTTCACTGATGGGGGAGCAG GCGACTCTTTATCTGCCCATAATGATCAGAAGTTCACCACTCTTGACAAAGACCAAGACCCCAATGCAGAGAACTGCGCCAGACATTTCCTTGGGGGATTTTGGTATACAGCAGGCTGTTACTACACAAACCCAAATGGGATGTATTTATGGGGAGAACACAACACACATACCGCTATTGGAGTGGTTTGGTCAACATGGAAGAATAGTTTCAGTGCCAGCATGAAAACATTCCTCATGAAGATCAAACCTGTGTCTTAA